Proteins from a genomic interval of Rosa chinensis cultivar Old Blush chromosome 2, RchiOBHm-V2, whole genome shotgun sequence:
- the LOC112183937 gene encoding disease resistance RPP13-like protein 4, with protein MSEERPRMGKEKESDVIANIRRSYEDLDGTELKVCLLSLSIFPENNAIKKRPLIYWWIGEGFITSTKEKRAEEIGEEIFEKLMRKDLIQPGEGEPNCELLVKSCTMHPWIRRMLISLASEARLFHFDSIWPMMPSYSIPTWRRACLVSKDPVKVEPIPEGAELNTLLTLFNVNVQYLDLEQKRLEELKKVEVLQLGRWQNSPTHHIELEHRRSVGASSAEGILNGLGAQKYLKYLSLRGISRITQLPDSILSLISLEILDLRACHDLERLPSDISSLKKLTHLDVSECFLLEGMPKGLQKLASLQVLKGFLIGTLKKTPCRLGELAKLKNLRRLSIHLGNEASVQQGEFTKLEGVSSLRHLKISWGVLSSNFKKDIDKESGKLSFPSNLEKLDLQGLPISNLPEGLKPSKLKKLKKLYIMGGELNSLSHGETNEHWKVEILRLHFLKKLKSPGLERLKREFPCMQYCAVSKLLVDEQNNAPI; from the coding sequence ATGTCAGAGGAGCGGCCAAGAATGGGCAAGGAAAAAGAATCTGATGTCATTGCCAACATCAGGAGGAGTTATGAAGACCTTGACGGCACGGAATTGAAGGTCTGCTTGCTTTCTTTGTCGATCTTCCCCGAAAATAATGCCATAAAGAAGAGGCCTCTAATCTACTGGTGGATAGGCGAGGGCTTCATTACATCTACCAAAGAGAAGAGAGCAGAAGAGATCGGAGAAGAAATCTTCGAAAAGCTCATGAGGAAGGACTTGATTCAACCAGGTGAAGGTGAGCCCAACTGTGAATTACTTGTCAAAAGTTGTACTATGCACCCTTGGATTCGTCGCATGTTGATATCCTTGGCCAGTGAGGCTAGGCTATTCCACTTTGATTCAATATGGCCAATGATGCCATCTTATTCCATTCCAACTTGGAGGCGCGCATGTTTAGTTTCTAAGGATCCAGTAAAAGTTGAACCAATTCCCGAGGGTGCTGAGTTGAATACTCTATTGACATTATTCAATGTAAATGTTCAATATCTTGATTTGGAACAAAAACGACTAGAGGAGTTGAAGAAGGTTGAGGTTCTTCAGCTTGGACGGTGGCAGAACTCGCCTACACATCACATTGAATTGGAACATCGAAGATCTGTTGGTGCCTCATCAGCTGAGGGAATTCTAAATGGATTGGGGGCTCAGAAGTACTTGAAGTATTTAAGCCTCCGAGGAATATCGAGAATTACCCAACTCCCTGATTCCATCTTGAGTCTTATCAGCCTCGAAATTCTCGATCTGAGAGCATGTCACGACTTAGAGAGGTTACCTTCGGATATCTCTTCACTGAAGAAGCTCACACATTTGGATGTATCGGAGTGTTTCTTACTGGAAGGCATGCCGAAAGGGCTTCAAAAACTTGCTTCCCTTCAAGTACTAAAAGGTTTTCTGATAGGAACACTGAAGAAAACTCCCTGCCGGCTTGGTGAGCTTGCCAAGTTGAAGAATCTAAGGCGGCTCAGCATACACTTGGGAAATGAGGCTTCCGTTCAACAAGGAGAATTCACAAAGCTAGAGGGTGTATCTTCTCTTCGCCACCTGAAAATATCATGGGGAGTGCtttcttcaaatttcaaaaaagaTATCGACAAGGAGTCCGGGAAATTATCGTTTCCATCCAACTTAGAAAAACTTGATCTTCAAGGCCTTCCAATATCGAATTTACCAGAAGGGTTGAAGCCTAGCAAACTGAAGAAGTTAAAGAAGCTCTATATAATGGGTGGGGAACTTAATAGCTTGTCTCATGGGGAAACTAATGAGCACTGGAAAGTGGAAATCTTGCGTCTCCATTTCCTCAAAAAACTGAAATCGCCAGGCTTGGAGAGACTCAAGAGAGAGTTTCCTTGTATGCAGTACTGCGCAGTTTCAAAATTGTTGGTAGATGAGCAAAATAATGCTCCGATCTAG